One segment of Xanthomonas oryzae pv. oryzae DNA contains the following:
- a CDS encoding IS1595-like element ISXo2 family transposase → MGINLVQFQPGLSLSEFMDRYGTEAKCYRALYRWRWPKGFRCPQCGGRARSRFRRDDQVYYQCRACRHQTTLRAGTLLQSSKLSLRLWMQAMYLLTSSKTNLAALELKRHLGVTYKAAWRMKHKIMQAMTEREEPRKLKGFVQIDDAYLGGERSGGKRGRGSENKQPFMIAVQVDHTHEHPVFAVIEPVKAFDNASLEDWIARRLEPECEVYSDGLACFRRLEEAGHAHTTLDTGGGRAATDVQGARWLNVVLGNVKRAISGTYHAVGQAKYARRYLAEAAYRFNRRFDLKQMLPRLATALLRCTPCPERVLRMASNFHG, encoded by the coding sequence ATGGGCATCAATCTCGTGCAGTTTCAGCCAGGCTTGTCGCTGAGCGAGTTCATGGATCGCTACGGAACCGAAGCCAAGTGTTACCGGGCGTTGTATCGGTGGCGCTGGCCGAAGGGATTTCGCTGCCCGCAGTGCGGCGGCCGCGCGCGCTCGCGCTTTCGACGCGATGATCAGGTGTACTACCAATGCCGGGCGTGCCGGCATCAAACCACCTTGCGTGCCGGCACGCTGTTGCAATCGAGCAAGCTGTCTTTGCGCCTGTGGATGCAGGCGATGTACCTGTTGACCTCCAGCAAGACCAACCTGGCAGCACTGGAGTTGAAGCGGCATCTTGGGGTGACCTACAAGGCGGCCTGGCGCATGAAGCACAAGATCATGCAGGCGATGACCGAGCGCGAAGAACCGCGAAAACTCAAGGGATTCGTGCAGATCGATGACGCGTATCTGGGCGGTGAGCGCAGCGGCGGCAAGCGCGGACGAGGTTCGGAGAACAAACAGCCGTTCATGATCGCGGTGCAAGTGGACCACACCCACGAACACCCCGTCTTTGCGGTGATCGAGCCGGTGAAGGCCTTTGACAACGCCTCGCTGGAGGACTGGATCGCGCGCCGTCTGGAGCCGGAGTGTGAGGTCTATAGCGACGGCCTGGCATGCTTTCGCCGTCTGGAGGAGGCCGGGCATGCCCACACCACGCTCGATACCGGTGGCGGTCGTGCTGCAACCGACGTCCAGGGAGCACGTTGGTTGAATGTGGTGCTGGGCAATGTCAAACGCGCCATCAGCGGGACCTACCATGCGGTGGGCCAGGCCAAGTATGCAAGGCGCTACCTGGCCGAGGCGGCCTATCGCTTCAACCGCCGATTCGACCTGAAACAGATGCTGCCGCGGCTGGCGACGGCACTGCTGCGCTGCACACCTTGCCCAGAGCGCGTTTTGCGTATGGCAAGCAACTTCCATGGCTGA
- a CDS encoding L,D-transpeptidase family protein, with product MHLATVFRSIVLLALASCSGFAVAAGPVDTLNQARALIVVTTPDWNSTQARLQTFTRLDGHWQPAEQGFAVALGRHGSAWGEGLHPAQTQGPQKREGDGRSPAGVVAISPAFGYASKTDSAMPYQAMSATHYCMDVPSSPLYNRIVDAKQVGEKAVAGSAKPMRLDLRHAGDARYSEGVVIAHNAKAIPGRGSCIFAHLWRMPGQFTAGCTAMAASHMQRLLAWLKPEAHPLFVLLPRTEYARLYTAWRLPALTEDAP from the coding sequence ATGCACCTTGCCACCGTGTTTCGATCCATTGTGCTGTTAGCACTCGCGAGCTGCAGCGGTTTCGCCGTCGCTGCCGGCCCTGTCGATACCTTGAATCAGGCACGCGCATTGATCGTGGTGACCACACCGGACTGGAACAGCACGCAAGCGCGTCTGCAGACGTTCACCCGTTTGGATGGTCACTGGCAACCGGCTGAGCAGGGTTTCGCAGTCGCGCTCGGGCGGCATGGCAGCGCATGGGGCGAGGGCCTGCATCCAGCGCAGACCCAGGGCCCGCAAAAGCGCGAAGGCGACGGTCGCAGCCCAGCCGGCGTGGTCGCGATCAGCCCGGCGTTTGGCTACGCGTCGAAGACCGACAGCGCGATGCCGTACCAGGCCATGAGCGCCACCCACTATTGCATGGATGTGCCCAGCTCGCCGCTGTACAACCGCATCGTCGATGCCAAGCAAGTGGGCGAGAAGGCCGTCGCCGGCTCGGCCAAACCAATGCGCCTGGATCTGCGCCACGCAGGCGATGCGCGCTACAGCGAGGGCGTCGTGATCGCGCACAATGCCAAGGCCATTCCCGGACGCGGCAGCTGTATTTTCGCGCATCTGTGGCGCATGCCGGGTCAGTTCACCGCCGGCTGCACCGCGATGGCGGCGAGCCACATGCAACGCTTGCTCGCCTGGTTGAAGCCGGAAGCTCACCCACTGTTCGTATTGCTGCCACGCACCGAATACGCACGTCTGTACACTGCGTGGCGCTTGCCCGCACTGACCGAGGATGCGCCATGA
- a CDS encoding IS5 family transposase (programmed frameshift), with protein MEITPAQFALIEHCLPLQRGNVSMTNLQVVNALLYVAEHGCKWRGLPERFGNWHTVYTRINRWAKSGVLDRMFAQLQTCQIVRIKIEAVSLDSTSIKVHPDGTGAFKKNGPQSIGKSRGGWNTKIHMVAADARTAITFGLTPGNAHDAPAGRALLEHLGPVERPVHLLMDRAYEGNETRQLALDLGFVPVVPPKSNRVDPWEYDKEMYKRRNEVERLFRRLKGYRRIFTRFEKLDVMFLGFLSFVLVVDGLRMC; from the exons ATGGAGATCACGCCAGCACAATTTGCACTCATCGAGCATTGCCTACCTTTGCAACGCGGCAATGTCAGCATGACCAACCTGCAGGTAGTCAACGCCCTTCTTTACGTCGCAGAGCATGGCTGCAAATGGCGCGGTCTGCCCGAGCGCTTTGGCAACTGGCATACGGTGTACACGCGCATTAACCGTTGGGCCAAGTCCGGTGTGCTGGACCGGATGTTCGCCCAATTGCAGACCTGCCAGATCGTGCGCATCAAAATCGAAGCGGTCTCGCTGGACTCCACCAGCATCAAGGTGCATCCGGATGGCACTGGCGCAT TTAAAAAAAACGGCCCACAATCCATCGGGAAATCGCGCGGCGGATGGAACACCAAAATTCATATGGTTGCCGCAGATGCTCGAACAGCCATCACGTTCGGATTGACGCCTGGCAACGCACATGACGCACCCGCAGGCCGCGCGTTGCTTGAACACCTGGGGCCAGTGGAGCGGCCGGTTCATCTGCTGATGGATCGCGCTTACGAAGGCAATGAAACCCGCCAGTTGGCGCTCGATCTTGGCTTCGTGCCGGTGGTTCCACCCAAGTCCAATCGGGTCGATCCTTGGGAGTACGACAAGGAAATGTACAAGCGGCGCAACGAAGTGGAGAGGCTGTTCCGTCGCTTGAAGGGCTACCGACGGATTTTCACGCGCTTCGAGAAGCTGGATGTCATGTTCCTTGGCTTCCTCAGCTTCGTCCTGGTCGTTGATGGGCTTCGGATGTGTTAA
- a CDS encoding dipeptide epimerase, which translates to MKITGFRLGMVRVPLRTPFKTAVRTVQAIEDVVVLLHTDSGHIGYGAAPATAPITGDTHGSIMAAIEHCIGPKLIGQDVADLNRLCGLVQHALERNTSAKAAVEIALYDLWAHAFGAPLYQLLGGGTPRITTDITISADAIDTMVAQAQAALARGYRALKIKVGKDLDSDVQRVTAIHAAVAGRASLRLDANQGWTPKHAVRTMRTLEDGGIALELLEQPVKAADIDGLAFVTARIDTPVMADESVFSPTQVIDLIQRRAADIINIKLMKTGGLSNAIRIADIAALYGVPCMIGCMIESSISVAAAVHLAVAKADSITMADLDAPALGQFDPTEGGVQFEQAQIHIDDSPGLGIRRIHGLELFAD; encoded by the coding sequence ATGAAGATCACTGGCTTCCGACTTGGCATGGTGCGCGTGCCGCTGAGGACACCGTTCAAGACAGCTGTGCGCACCGTACAGGCAATCGAGGATGTGGTGGTGCTGTTGCATACCGACAGTGGCCACATCGGCTATGGCGCCGCCCCGGCCACCGCACCCATCACTGGCGATACCCACGGCAGCATCATGGCTGCGATCGAACACTGCATCGGCCCAAAGCTGATCGGCCAGGACGTGGCCGATCTCAACCGGCTCTGCGGGCTTGTACAGCATGCACTGGAACGTAACACCAGCGCCAAGGCCGCCGTGGAAATCGCGCTATACGATCTGTGGGCGCATGCATTCGGCGCGCCGCTGTACCAACTGCTCGGTGGTGGTACGCCGCGCATCACCACCGATATCACCATCAGCGCCGATGCCATCGACACCATGGTGGCGCAAGCGCAAGCGGCACTCGCACGCGGCTACCGCGCACTGAAGATCAAGGTCGGCAAGGACCTCGATTCGGATGTCCAACGTGTCACGGCGATCCATGCGGCGGTCGCTGGACGCGCTTCGCTGCGACTGGATGCCAATCAAGGCTGGACGCCCAAACATGCAGTGCGCACCATGCGCACGCTGGAAGATGGCGGCATCGCGCTGGAGCTGCTGGAGCAACCGGTCAAGGCCGCCGACATCGACGGGCTCGCCTTCGTTACCGCACGCATCGACACACCGGTGATGGCCGACGAAAGCGTCTTTTCGCCCACGCAGGTGATCGATCTGATCCAGCGTCGCGCCGCCGACATCATCAACATCAAACTGATGAAGACCGGCGGGCTGTCCAACGCCATCCGCATCGCCGACATCGCCGCGTTGTATGGCGTGCCGTGCATGATCGGCTGCATGATCGAATCCAGCATCAGCGTCGCCGCTGCGGTGCATCTGGCGGTCGCCAAGGCCGACAGCATCACCATGGCAGATCTGGATGCGCCCGCGCTCGGGCAGTTCGATCCCACCGAGGGCGGCGTGCAGTTCGAGCAGGCGCAGATCCACATCGACGATTCGCCGGGGCTGGGCATTCGCCGCATTCATGGGCTGGAGTTGTTTGCGGATTAA
- a CDS encoding SH3 domain-containing protein: MPLSRRLLIVLLIALALPCSAVSAPAGAPVAHAPPFIVSDAQLTAEYWIQRSGNAQTPRMTPAQIADFNARLLRNDASMHHLAQLPNTLAATEVRARIAAVSAMPTRPLYAADGRLLDTARLATLRKAWALDALPAQVPLRFALVVTRAALRTFPTAQRVFNRTDDRDIDRFQESALYPGTPVAVLHSSADGAWKFVIAENYAAWIASAHLAEGSRAEVLDYAQRGPRLVVTAARTQTAYTPEISAISALTLDMGTSLPLLDNWPPQQPVNGQLPLAAYVVQLPLRSADGRLQLVPALVPRAADVHIGALPATDAALLRQAFKFLGERYGWGNGYGARDCSGFVGDVYRSLGIALPRNTGDQARSPVLRNVPFETAAPLPKRLRQLALLQVGDLIHIPGHVMLVIGHADGVPWVIHDVAGASYRAADGSVQHARLNGVSVTPLLPLLASDGTAFIDHITRIQRVAPTGAP; the protein is encoded by the coding sequence ATGCCATTGTCGCGCCGCCTGCTGATAGTGCTGCTGATCGCACTCGCCCTGCCCTGCAGCGCAGTGTCCGCACCTGCCGGCGCGCCGGTTGCACACGCGCCGCCCTTCATCGTGAGCGATGCACAGCTCACCGCAGAGTATTGGATCCAGCGCAGCGGCAACGCGCAGACGCCACGCATGACTCCCGCGCAGATCGCTGACTTCAATGCGCGCCTGCTGCGCAACGATGCATCGATGCACCATCTCGCGCAGCTGCCCAACACGCTGGCCGCAACCGAAGTGCGCGCGCGCATCGCGGCCGTGTCGGCCATGCCGACACGGCCGCTGTACGCCGCAGATGGGCGGCTTCTGGATACCGCACGCTTGGCTACGTTGCGCAAGGCCTGGGCGTTGGATGCGCTTCCCGCACAGGTGCCGCTGCGCTTTGCACTGGTGGTTACGCGTGCAGCATTGCGGACCTTTCCCACTGCGCAGCGTGTGTTTAACCGTACCGACGACCGCGATATCGACCGCTTCCAGGAATCGGCGCTGTATCCCGGCACGCCGGTCGCGGTCCTGCACAGCAGCGCCGATGGGGCGTGGAAGTTCGTCATTGCCGAAAATTACGCCGCGTGGATCGCAAGCGCACATCTTGCCGAAGGCAGCCGCGCCGAGGTACTGGATTACGCACAGCGCGGCCCGCGCCTCGTCGTGACTGCAGCCCGCACACAGACCGCCTACACGCCCGAAATCTCGGCAATTTCTGCACTGACGCTGGATATGGGCACCAGCCTGCCGTTGCTCGACAACTGGCCGCCGCAGCAGCCGGTGAACGGTCAACTACCGCTTGCGGCCTATGTGGTGCAACTCCCACTGCGCAGCGCCGATGGCCGATTGCAGCTGGTGCCCGCATTGGTCCCACGCGCTGCCGATGTCCATATCGGCGCCTTACCCGCCACGGATGCCGCATTGCTACGGCAGGCATTCAAATTCCTCGGCGAACGTTATGGCTGGGGCAACGGTTACGGCGCGCGTGATTGCAGCGGCTTCGTAGGGGATGTCTATCGCAGCCTCGGCATCGCACTGCCCCGCAATACCGGCGACCAGGCGCGCAGCCCGGTGTTGCGCAACGTGCCATTCGAGACAGCTGCACCGTTGCCGAAACGTTTGCGGCAGCTCGCGCTGCTGCAAGTCGGCGATCTGATCCATATCCCTGGCCATGTGATGCTGGTCATCGGGCACGCAGATGGCGTGCCATGGGTGATACATGATGTGGCCGGTGCCAGTTACCGCGCCGCCGATGGCAGCGTGCAGCACGCGCGCTTGAATGGTGTGTCGGTGACACCGTTGCTGCCGCTGCTCGCCAGCGACGGCACTGCATTCATCGACCACATCACCCGCATCCAACGCGTTGCACCAACAGGCGCCCCATGA
- a CDS encoding IS5 family transposase (programmed frameshift), which produces MREKNDPSDVSRERFEQIRPILEQARKRTKPVTVDMYEVWCAVLYLLRTGCPWRALPSDFPKWRTVHSYFAKWSEVDDEGMSLLERALKKTQVGAAREKQGRKACSTFLIVDAQSVKNSDTAGQKGYDAGKKVSGIKRHIAVDTQGFPHAVAVTTAEVTDRQGALEALKRCRSGLGRVKRLLCDSGYTGDPFAEGVQDILGKHVTVQIAKRSELHTFKVMPKRWIVERSFAWLEKNRRLWKNCERRLNTSLQFIHLAFLALLLRRS; this is translated from the exons ATGCGCGAGAAGAACGATCCAAGTGACGTGAGCCGTGAGCGGTTCGAGCAAATCCGCCCGATTCTGGAGCAAGCCCGCAAGCGCACCAAGCCTGTGACAGTGGATATGTATGAGGTGTGGTGCGCAGTGCTGTATCTGCTACGGACAGGTTGCCCGTGGCGTGCGTTGCCCAGTGACTTTCCGAAGTGGCGCACGGTGCATTCCTACTTTGCCAAGTGGAGCGAAGTGGACGATGAAGGAATGAGCCTGCTGGAGCGGGCGCTTAAAAAAAC ACAGGTTGGCGCGGCCCGCGAGAAACAGGGGCGCAAGGCCTGCAGCACGTTCTTGATCGTGGACGCGCAGAGCGTGAAGAACAGTGATACAGCCGGCCAGAAAGGCTATGACGCGGGCAAGAAGGTATCGGGGATCAAGCGCCACATTGCGGTGGATACGCAAGGCTTTCCACATGCCGTTGCGGTGACCACGGCGGAAGTCACCGATCGTCAAGGTGCGCTGGAGGCATTGAAACGCTGCCGATCGGGTTTAGGTCGGGTGAAACGCCTGCTGTGCGACAGCGGCTACACCGGAGATCCCTTCGCCGAGGGCGTACAGGACATTCTGGGCAAGCATGTCACCGTACAGATTGCCAAGCGCAGCGAGCTGCATACCTTCAAGGTCATGCCCAAGCGCTGGATTGTCGAACGCAGCTTTGCCTGGCTGGAGAAGAACCGGAGGCTATGGAAGAACTGCGAGCGAAGGCTCAATACCAGCTTGCAGTTCATCCACCTGGCGTTCCTGGCACTGCTGCTCAGGAGATCGTGA